The Toxorhynchites rutilus septentrionalis strain SRP chromosome 3, ASM2978413v1, whole genome shotgun sequence genome includes a region encoding these proteins:
- the LOC129779869 gene encoding uncharacterized protein LOC129779869 gives MPNKPITRTGSVPSVLSVDGIGNKRPRDETSPFTNDDNVSSISDLWSKMQRMFADSISKIEAKIESSHAKLENRIIAVESQLSALRLECTESVNKLASSVTELRSEMFLASVPLPESFAADPGGVIAG, from the exons ATGCCAAACAAACCAATCACTCGAACTGGATCTGTACCTTCTGTATTGAGCGTTGATGGGATCGGAAACAAACGTCCACGAGATGAAACCTCTCCGTTCACAAATGATGACAATGTTAGCAGTATTTCTGATTTGTGGAGCAAGATGCAGCGAATGTTTGCTGATTCAATTTCCAAGATCGAAGCGAAAATTGAATCCAGCCACGCCAAGCTAGAAAACCGTATAATTGCTGTTGAGAGTCAACTATCTGCACTGAGGTTGGAGTGCACCGAGAGCGTGAACAAGCTTGCTTCTTCGGTGACGGAGTTACGTTCTGAG ATGTTCCTTGCTTCCGTTCCTCTTCCTGAAAGTTTTGCTGCCGATCCTGGAGGAGTCATTGCTGGATAg